The following are encoded in a window of Chitinivibrio alkaliphilus ACht1 genomic DNA:
- a CDS encoding putative LPS assembly protein LptD, whose translation MVQKDTLIALWDTLSSEEYFNSPSLHTPDDSLITRDDSTFYKVSRGDSLAVVERYDTLFLGEDAYDVQDATTTWWTAGIDFHTNIYGIFPLKVGPITGIRHTITPRVGYTIVPEEINTFRYPGILPSARATDRQQNLTFSLDNNFDARIQQNKDQSPRRATLLNTSLRGQYNLEAEEEKFSPIDFRATIPHSHLSLTYRGRYTPYNTSQELIFPEALSHDISFTPSVPGVSGDIWSGDLFTFHDALFPAYLGGAHATDTDWSLDISPTYRISLRRDDIDRPFQQEQTYTLSTRARFRFSHRWQMQWSGRWSFQENNFINQEVSLLADLNSWDLRVQWNPTGVNSGHINMIVAVKRHREIKWEHDRI comes from the coding sequence ATGGTGCAAAAAGATACACTCATAGCCCTGTGGGATACCCTGTCCAGTGAAGAATATTTCAACTCACCATCTCTACATACTCCCGACGACAGTCTCATTACCAGGGACGATTCTACATTTTATAAAGTGAGTCGGGGCGATTCGTTGGCTGTGGTAGAACGCTATGATACACTTTTCCTGGGAGAGGACGCCTATGATGTGCAAGATGCTACCACAACGTGGTGGACTGCCGGTATTGATTTTCATACCAATATCTATGGCATTTTTCCGCTCAAGGTAGGACCTATCACAGGAATTCGTCACACCATAACTCCGCGAGTTGGATACACAATTGTACCTGAAGAGATCAATACCTTCCGTTATCCAGGCATTTTACCCTCTGCAAGAGCAACAGATCGACAACAAAACCTCACCTTTTCCCTCGACAACAATTTTGACGCCCGCATTCAACAAAACAAAGATCAATCTCCACGCAGGGCCACCCTTCTTAACACCTCTCTTCGGGGGCAGTATAATTTAGAAGCAGAGGAAGAAAAATTCAGCCCCATTGATTTTCGAGCAACCATACCACATTCGCACCTATCCCTAACATACCGCGGTAGATACACACCGTACAACACGTCCCAAGAGCTGATTTTTCCCGAAGCTCTCTCCCACGATATCTCCTTTACCCCCTCTGTTCCGGGCGTATCAGGAGATATATGGAGTGGCGATCTATTCACATTTCATGATGCCCTTTTTCCCGCCTACCTTGGAGGAGCCCACGCCACTGACACAGACTGGTCCTTAGACATATCTCCCACGTATCGGATCAGCCTCCGTCGTGATGACATAGACCGCCCCTTTCAGCAAGAACAAACCTATACCCTTTCAACACGGGCACGGTTTCGCTTTTCCCATCGGTGGCAAATGCAGTGGAGTGGACGTTGGTCGTTTCAGGAAAATAACTTTATAAATCAAGAAGTATCACTTCTTGCAGACCTCAACAGCTGGGACCTTCGGGTTCAGTGGAATCCCACAGGCGTAAACAGCGGCCACATTAACATGATTGTTGCAGTGAAACGACATAGGGAGATAAAGTGGGAACATGACCGCATCTAA
- the ispH gene encoding 4-hydroxy-3-methylbut-2-enyl diphosphate reductase has protein sequence MNIIVAKTAGFCMGVERAVRLALTHSDNGEKRLYTPGPLIHNTQAITMLEQNNIKSLTDDTSPEDKSILIRAHGIPPEKEAEFARQGCTIIDGTCPMVKKVHRVIQKYIDRDFTIVITGDKDHAETRGLMGYAKERGILINSPQEVAKIPSHSHRLCIVSQTTFSVADFDAIVEEIFQTFPEREIAVEKTICKATSERQNEVISLRDITDMMIVVGGKHSANTLRLAEIAGEKNKRVLHIEDADELNPLELKGVENLGITAGASTPGWVIQDIVEKIEKEFEQGESS, from the coding sequence ATGAATATAATTGTCGCAAAAACAGCAGGTTTCTGCATGGGAGTTGAGCGAGCGGTACGTCTTGCCCTCACCCACTCTGACAACGGGGAAAAACGACTTTACACTCCTGGTCCCCTAATACATAATACGCAGGCCATTACAATGCTGGAGCAGAATAATATAAAAAGTCTTACCGATGATACTTCTCCAGAGGACAAAAGCATTCTTATTCGTGCCCACGGAATTCCTCCCGAAAAAGAAGCAGAATTTGCCCGTCAGGGCTGTACGATAATAGATGGAACCTGCCCGATGGTTAAAAAAGTACATCGAGTTATTCAGAAATATATTGATCGTGACTTTACGATCGTTATCACTGGAGACAAGGACCACGCAGAAACACGAGGTCTCATGGGGTATGCAAAGGAGCGGGGCATCTTAATTAACTCTCCTCAAGAAGTTGCGAAGATACCTTCTCATAGCCATCGCCTCTGTATTGTATCACAAACCACTTTCAGTGTTGCCGACTTTGATGCCATTGTGGAAGAGATTTTTCAGACCTTCCCCGAGAGAGAAATAGCCGTTGAAAAAACAATATGTAAAGCCACAAGTGAACGTCAGAACGAGGTAATCAGTTTACGTGATATTACCGATATGATGATTGTGGTTGGAGGAAAGCATAGTGCAAACACCCTCCGTCTGGCAGAAATCGCCGGGGAGAAAAACAAGCGTGTCCTTCATATTGAAGATGCAGATGAACTGAACCCCCTAGAGCTCAAGGGGGTAGAAAACCTCGGCATCACAGCCGGTGCATCTACCCCCGGATGGGTTATTCAAGATATTGTTGAAAAAATTGAGAAAGAATTTGAACAAGGAGAGAGCTCATGA
- a CDS encoding histidine triad nucleotide-binding protein → MNDCLFCKIAAGNIPAKIVYETDLCCAFEDITPVAPLHILIIPKKHMENLHSMDENDSPIREALFSAISHLVEKNHLTQSGYRLVINSGDDGQQSVPHLHIHLIGKRSLQWPPG, encoded by the coding sequence ATGAATGACTGTCTTTTCTGCAAAATAGCGGCGGGAAATATTCCCGCAAAGATTGTTTATGAAACAGACCTCTGTTGCGCCTTTGAAGACATAACCCCAGTTGCCCCTCTCCATATACTCATTATTCCTAAAAAACATATGGAAAATCTGCACTCCATGGATGAAAATGATTCGCCCATTCGTGAGGCCCTCTTTTCAGCCATATCTCATCTAGTTGAAAAAAATCATCTTACCCAGAGCGGCTACCGCCTGGTAATAAACTCTGGTGATGATGGACAGCAAAGTGTACCCCATCTCCATATTCATCTTATTGGAAAACGATCACTGCAATGGCCCCCGGGCTAA
- a CDS encoding ferritin, whose protein sequence is MLSKKIETALNEQIQKELFSEYQYLAMAAYCADEDLAGFENFFMVHTQEERFHAMKIYRYILDRGGKVSLRPLEKPQNEFSSLIEAFEIALSHEEFVSKSINELVDLAIEEKDHATRSFLNWFVDEQVEEEDLFSTVLNKLKLVKGDGHGILMLDEEYAARTFSGEEE, encoded by the coding sequence ATGCTTTCCAAAAAGATTGAAACAGCCCTTAATGAACAAATACAGAAAGAACTTTTCTCAGAATATCAATACCTTGCCATGGCTGCTTATTGTGCAGATGAAGATCTTGCAGGGTTTGAGAATTTCTTCATGGTACATACTCAGGAAGAACGCTTTCATGCAATGAAAATCTATCGGTATATTCTTGATCGTGGAGGCAAGGTTTCTTTGCGTCCCTTGGAAAAACCGCAAAATGAGTTTTCTTCTCTTATTGAAGCTTTTGAAATAGCACTTTCTCATGAAGAGTTTGTTAGTAAATCAATTAATGAACTGGTTGATCTCGCAATAGAAGAGAAAGACCACGCAACACGAAGTTTCTTAAATTGGTTTGTGGATGAGCAGGTTGAAGAGGAAGATCTCTTTTCCACTGTGCTAAACAAACTGAAACTGGTGAAAGGTGATGGGCACGGTATACTCATGCTTGACGAAGAGTATGCGGCGCGCACCTTTTCCGGCGAAGAAGAATAA
- a CDS encoding ferritin: MISENIQAALNRQINKELYSEYLYLAYAAFFAEQDLPGFENFFLVQVQEEHFHAMKMCSYLQERDGRVTLEKIDAPEITAQTPKDVFAAVLAHEQFVTASINEIVGYAVEENDFATKSFLDWFVDEQVEEEDSMRTILKKIELVGEQGHGLLQLDKEFAQRTFTPPTQ; the protein is encoded by the coding sequence ATGATTTCTGAGAATATTCAAGCGGCCTTAAACAGACAGATTAACAAGGAGTTATACTCCGAGTATCTCTATCTTGCCTATGCAGCATTTTTTGCAGAGCAGGATCTGCCTGGTTTCGAAAACTTTTTTCTTGTGCAGGTACAGGAGGAACATTTTCATGCCATGAAGATGTGTTCCTATCTGCAAGAGCGTGATGGGCGGGTGACGCTTGAGAAGATTGATGCACCTGAGATTACTGCACAAACACCGAAGGATGTTTTTGCTGCAGTACTTGCGCATGAGCAGTTTGTGACAGCCTCTATCAATGAAATTGTTGGGTACGCCGTAGAAGAAAATGATTTTGCCACCAAAAGTTTTCTTGACTGGTTTGTAGACGAACAGGTAGAAGAGGAAGATTCCATGCGGACAATTCTTAAAAAAATTGAACTTGTTGGTGAGCAGGGGCATGGACTGTTGCAGCTTGACAAGGAGTTTGCCCAGCGAACTTTTACCCCACCGACACAATAA
- a CDS encoding FprA family A-type flavoprotein, with the protein MFRANEVCENVYWVGVIDWNLRNFHGYLTQRGSTYNSYLILDEKITLIDNVKATLQDEFLERIASIIDPSKIDIVVQNHVEMDHSGSLPKLMEYCPNATIYAPKKGVAGLREHYQGTYSYVEVKEGDHLCIGSRNIHFIPTPMVHWPDNMVSYIPEDKILFSNDSLGQHIATAERFDDEVPSDIVMEEAAKYYANIVMPYSRQVKKELAAVEKLDISVVCPSHGVIWRSHISDIISNYHSWANNCTSQKALVVYDTMWGSTERMAQNIVQGFEELGIPAELCSVQHTHRSDIITKVLDAEYICVGSPTLNNNMLPTMAAFLTYLKGLSPKKRTAFAFGSYGWGGQSVSLVEEELKKCGFTLLESISTKYVPDDEDLREQREHLVTQMKQVLPQEEK; encoded by the coding sequence ATGTTTCGTGCAAACGAAGTGTGTGAAAATGTATACTGGGTTGGTGTTATTGATTGGAACCTCCGGAATTTTCACGGATATTTGACACAGCGTGGTTCTACCTATAACTCATATCTGATACTGGATGAGAAAATAACCTTAATTGATAATGTGAAAGCTACGTTGCAGGACGAGTTTTTGGAGCGCATTGCGTCAATTATTGATCCCTCAAAAATTGATATTGTGGTTCAAAACCATGTTGAGATGGATCACTCCGGTTCACTTCCTAAACTCATGGAGTATTGCCCCAATGCAACCATTTATGCTCCTAAAAAGGGGGTGGCTGGGTTGCGTGAACATTATCAGGGTACATATTCGTATGTAGAAGTGAAAGAGGGAGATCACCTGTGTATTGGTTCACGGAATATCCATTTTATTCCTACGCCCATGGTGCACTGGCCGGACAATATGGTTTCCTATATTCCGGAAGATAAGATCCTTTTTTCCAATGACTCTCTTGGACAGCATATTGCAACGGCTGAACGTTTTGATGATGAGGTTCCTTCCGATATCGTCATGGAGGAGGCGGCAAAGTATTATGCTAATATTGTTATGCCGTACAGTCGTCAGGTGAAAAAAGAGTTGGCCGCTGTGGAAAAATTAGATATATCCGTGGTCTGTCCGAGTCACGGGGTTATTTGGCGTTCCCATATCTCTGATATTATTTCAAACTATCATTCCTGGGCAAATAATTGTACGTCACAAAAAGCTTTGGTTGTGTATGATACCATGTGGGGGTCAACAGAACGTATGGCACAGAATATTGTCCAGGGGTTTGAAGAGCTTGGAATTCCTGCAGAATTATGTAGTGTACAACATACGCATCGTTCTGATATTATTACAAAAGTTCTGGATGCTGAGTATATCTGTGTCGGTTCCCCAACTCTGAATAATAATATGCTTCCTACAATGGCAGCTTTTTTGACCTATCTTAAGGGGTTGTCTCCCAAAAAACGCACGGCCTTCGCCTTTGGTTCCTATGGATGGGGAGGGCAGAGTGTTTCCTTGGTTGAAGAGGAGTTGAAAAAATGTGGGTTTACTCTTCTAGAGAGCATTTCTACAAAATATGTGCCCGACGATGAAGATCTTCGGGAGCAACGTGAACACCTTGTAACACAAATGAAACAGGTCTTACCACAGGAGGAAAAATGA
- a CDS encoding protein-glutamate methylesterase/protein-glutamine glutaminase codes for MIRVLVIDDSAMVRQVLRRELSKERDIQVVGVAPDPYVARELIIKTKPHVLTLDIEMPRMDGLTFLRKIMKYHPIPTIIVSSLTSRGSKIALDALEYGAFDIITKPGVAYSVADAIEIIVRQIRAASVADISRLTARRNRSERQPQRYSLARTTQKVVLIGGSTGATIALEELLLPMPPNAPGMAVVIHMPPGFTSSFAKRLDSMCAVQVREAVHGDQILPGRVLLAPGNYHMEVLRRGAGYYVRLHQKERLFYQRPCVDLLFRSGARYIAPNGVAVMLTGMGKDGASAMGEFVQAGGKALIQDEASSIVWGMPGEAFKQGVSRTTIPLQQMARAILHSVTE; via the coding sequence ATGATACGGGTACTTGTTATTGACGACTCTGCCATGGTTCGTCAGGTGCTGCGGCGAGAGCTTTCAAAAGAACGGGATATACAGGTAGTTGGCGTAGCTCCCGATCCATATGTTGCCCGTGAGTTGATTATTAAGACAAAGCCTCACGTATTGACCTTGGATATTGAAATGCCCCGCATGGATGGTTTAACCTTTCTGCGGAAAATAATGAAATATCATCCTATCCCGACAATTATTGTAAGTTCTCTCACCAGTCGAGGGAGCAAAATAGCCCTAGATGCTCTGGAGTATGGTGCCTTTGATATTATTACAAAACCGGGGGTTGCCTATAGTGTTGCCGATGCAATAGAAATCATTGTGCGTCAGATTCGCGCTGCTTCTGTGGCGGATATTTCACGTCTTACGGCACGGCGAAATCGATCTGAACGCCAACCTCAACGCTACTCCTTGGCACGGACAACACAGAAAGTGGTGCTTATTGGAGGTTCCACGGGGGCAACCATTGCCTTAGAAGAACTTCTCCTTCCCATGCCTCCCAATGCACCGGGGATGGCCGTGGTTATACACATGCCGCCAGGGTTTACCTCATCCTTTGCAAAACGCCTTGACTCCATGTGTGCGGTGCAGGTGCGTGAAGCAGTCCATGGAGATCAGATCCTTCCGGGACGGGTGCTCCTGGCTCCAGGCAATTATCATATGGAAGTCCTGCGCCGTGGGGCAGGATACTATGTGAGACTTCATCAAAAAGAACGCTTGTTTTACCAACGTCCCTGTGTGGATCTTCTCTTTCGTTCAGGTGCTCGATATATTGCTCCAAATGGAGTAGCTGTTATGCTTACTGGTATGGGCAAAGATGGTGCTTCTGCCATGGGGGAGTTTGTACAGGCGGGGGGAAAGGCCCTTATTCAGGATGAAGCATCCAGTATTGTTTGGGGAATGCCCGGTGAAGCATTTAAACAAGGGGTTTCACGCACTACTATACCTTTGCAGCAGATGGCTCGTGCCATCTTACACAGTGTGACTGAATAG
- a CDS encoding response regulator produces MAYTILIADDSEVIRGSLERTIGMTRLPVKHIISVEDGAQALKVLQEQWVDILFTDIHMPNMNGVELITRMHESSDLAQIPAAVISSEASQKRIDQLTALGVCGYIKKPFTPEKIRALILTTLGGWDEAE; encoded by the coding sequence ATGGCGTATACAATCTTGATAGCCGATGATTCCGAAGTTATTCGAGGGTCTTTGGAGAGAACCATCGGTATGACCCGTTTACCGGTAAAACACATTATTTCCGTGGAAGACGGTGCTCAAGCGTTGAAGGTTTTGCAAGAACAGTGGGTTGATATCCTCTTTACGGATATTCATATGCCGAACATGAATGGGGTTGAGTTAATTACACGGATGCACGAGTCCTCTGATTTAGCACAAATTCCCGCGGCGGTGATATCATCTGAGGCGAGTCAAAAGAGAATTGATCAACTCACCGCCTTGGGGGTATGCGGGTATATTAAAAAACCCTTTACTCCAGAAAAAATACGCGCCCTTATACTGACTACTTTGGGAGGTTGGGATGAAGCAGAGTGA
- a CDS encoding chemotaxis protein CheD: MGRKIVNVSDMKYSTSASDLIVTYSLGSCLGVAVYDQAARVGGMLHFLLPSSRLNPEKAKNNPYMFGDTGIPRLFRTLYTHGAKKQNMRVVIAGGAMMYESSFTETGKRNIMVARKIFWKNNIFIDAEHVGENMPRTLYLDMVEGETWITSRGNKLIL, translated from the coding sequence ATATGAAGTACAGTACGAGTGCTTCAGATCTTATCGTAACCTACTCGCTTGGTTCATGTTTGGGGGTTGCTGTATATGATCAAGCTGCACGGGTGGGAGGAATGCTTCACTTTCTCCTGCCTTCATCTCGGCTCAATCCGGAGAAGGCTAAAAACAACCCCTACATGTTTGGCGATACGGGTATTCCTCGTTTGTTTCGTACGCTCTATACTCATGGTGCAAAAAAGCAGAATATGCGTGTTGTTATTGCTGGAGGGGCCATGATGTATGAGAGTTCTTTTACAGAGACCGGGAAGCGAAATATTATGGTTGCCAGAAAGATTTTCTGGAAAAACAATATTTTTATTGATGCTGAACATGTGGGAGAGAATATGCCTCGAACCCTCTATTTGGATATGGTTGAAGGTGAGACGTGGATCACAAGTAGGGGCAATAAATTAATTCTTTAA